From Caldisalinibacter kiritimatiensis:
TAATTTAAAAATATTTATACTAGATATTATAGGAATATTAATCTTTCTTATAGCTACATTTGCTAACCTCACCTCTCCTGTTGAATTAACTTTATATTTAACAAGCTACTTACTAATAGGTAGAAAAGTATTATCAAATGCTTATAGAAATATATTAAAGAAACAATTGTTTGATGAAAATTTCCTTATGACTCTTGCAACCATTGGCGCCTTTATAATAAAAGAATTTCCAGAGGCAATAATGGTTATGCTTTTTTATCAGATAGGTGAGTATTTACAAGGTCTCGCAGTCAATAATTCTAAAAAATCTATCAAGTCATTACTAAACCTAAGACCTGACTATGTGAATCTAAAATTAAATGATAAGATTAAACAGGTATCACCTGAAAAAGTAAATATAGGTGATATTATAGTAATTAAACCAGGTGAAAAAATTCCATTAGATGGAGTAATCATTGATGGAGAATCCTTCGTTGACACATCTATGCTTACTGGTGAATCAGTCCCTAGAAAAGTAAGAAATGGTGATGAAATTTTAAGTGGTTTTATTAATACTAACAGTATATTAACTATAAAAGTAACTAAAAACTATGAACAATCTACAGCACAAAAAATAATTGAATTAGTAGAAAATGCAAGTAGTAAAAAAGCTCCAACCGAACGTTTTATTACAAGATTTTCAAGATACTATACACCTATTGTAGTTTTATTAGCTTTAACAATAGCTTTTTTACCTCCCCTTTTAGTCAAAGAAGCTACTTTTTCTAATTGGTTATATAGAAGTTTAATATTCTTAGTAGTATCTTGTCCTTGTGGACTTGTACTTTCAGTACCTTTAGGTTTCTTTGGTGGAATCGGTAGTGCATCTAAAAATGGTATATTAGTCAAAGGTGGAAATTATTTAGAAGCATTAAATGATGTTGAAATAGCTGTATTTGATAAAACAGGAACTCTTACAAAAGGAGTATTTGAAGTAAGTAAAATAAAACCTGATGGCAATATAACTAAAGAACAATTGCTAGAATTAGCAGCTTATGCTGAAAGCTACTCTAATCACCCTATTGCTAAATCTATTATTAAATCTTATGGTTTATCTATTGACCAAACTAAGATACAAAAGTATAACGAAATACCAGGACATGGTATAATTTCAGTTATACAAAATACAAAAATTGCAATAGGAAATGCAAAGTTAATGAAGAAACAAAGTGTTAAATATAAAAATGTTAATGAAATAGGTACTATTGTTCATATTGCATTAGATGATAAATATGCAGGATATATAGTAGTTGCTGATGCAATAAAAGAAGACTCCTTTAAAGCGTTAAATAAACTAAAAAGCCTAGGAATTAAAAAGAATGTGATGCTTACAGGTGATAATAAATCTACTGCTATAAAAGTTAAAGAAAAATTAAATATTGATGAAGTATATTATGAACTTTTACCTGACGAAAAGGTTGAAAAACTAGAAGCCTTATATAATCAAAAATCCCCACATAAAAGACTTATGTTCATAGGAGATGGTATAAATGACGCTCCTGTTATTGCTAGAGCAGATATCGGTTTAGCTATGGGAGGACTAGGGTCTGATGCAGCAATAGAGGTAGCTGATATTGTTATAATGACAGATGAACCTTCTAAAATAGTAACTGCAATAAAGATAGCAAGAAAAACAAAAACTATAGTATGGCAAAACATAATATTTGCCCTCACTATAAAAATAGCAGTTTTATTATTAGGTACTATTGGAATGGCTTCAATGTGGCAGGCGATATTTGCTGATGTAGGAGTAGCACTATTAGCTGTAGTAAATGCAATGAGAATTTTGAGATTTAAGAAATGATTAAATTTGGTAATAAATAGAAGTCTTTAAAAATATATGGGCTGATTATATCCAGCCCATATATTTTTATATAAACTCCGTTAATTCCCTTTCCTTTAACTCCTCTTCAATTAATCCATTTTGTGTTTCATTATACAGTTCAATAAGATTAATATTATCTAGTTTCTTTACAATTTTCTCTTTGCTTAATGGTAATTTCCTATACATAAGCTCCTTAGCTACCATCTCGTCCTCGGGCTTAAAATAGTCAAGCATTAAGTCACTATCTCTAAGATTTTTAAGCACTTTAACCCTTCTCAATAATTCTTCTGAATACAATCCCCTTTTAGTAAGTTCATCCATTATTAATTCACTATTAGTATCTAAATAC
This genomic window contains:
- a CDS encoding heavy metal translocating P-type ATPase, with protein sequence MSSNIRKEYILDGLICASCAQKIENKISNLNHVKKVNINFATGKLTIEVYDNKTLDIITKKAKGIIREIEPNVKVIETNKSYEFKNNFENNLFNLKIFILDIIGILIFLIATFANLTSPVELTLYLTSYLLIGRKVLSNAYRNILKKQLFDENFLMTLATIGAFIIKEFPEAIMVMLFYQIGEYLQGLAVNNSKKSIKSLLNLRPDYVNLKLNDKIKQVSPEKVNIGDIIVIKPGEKIPLDGVIIDGESFVDTSMLTGESVPRKVRNGDEILSGFINTNSILTIKVTKNYEQSTAQKIIELVENASSKKAPTERFITRFSRYYTPIVVLLALTIAFLPPLLVKEATFSNWLYRSLIFLVVSCPCGLVLSVPLGFFGGIGSASKNGILVKGGNYLEALNDVEIAVFDKTGTLTKGVFEVSKIKPDGNITKEQLLELAAYAESYSNHPIAKSIIKSYGLSIDQTKIQKYNEIPGHGIISVIQNTKIAIGNAKLMKKQSVKYKNVNEIGTIVHIALDDKYAGYIVVADAIKEDSFKALNKLKSLGIKKNVMLTGDNKSTAIKVKEKLNIDEVYYELLPDEKVEKLEALYNQKSPHKRLMFIGDGINDAPVIARADIGLAMGGLGSDAAIEVADIVIMTDEPSKIVTAIKIARKTKTIVWQNIIFALTIKIAVLLLGTIGMASMWQAIFADVGVALLAVVNAMRILRFKK